The genomic interval GTTTGGTTCTCTACCTGAAAATGATTTTGATGCCAAGATAGCTGCCTACATCCAAACCTATACTGACTATTTTGTGGCAGGCAATGCGAAGGGGTTTGACATCTACCATGCAGAGGACTGTATTTCTGCGAACGCCCTGGTTAATTGGCGCCAAAGCGGGGCTGATTTCCCTTTAGTACGTACGGTACATCATTTGGATGATTTCACGTCCCCTGTCTTGGTCAACTGCCAAAATAAGTCTGTTCTTAGTCCAGATTGCCATATCGCAGTAAGCGAATATTGGCAGAAACGACTGGCTGCGGAATATGGCGTGAATGCCCGGGTGATACACAATGGTTTAGATACTAAACGATTTACCCCTGCGAAAAAAGGAGTAAATCCTAAAAAGAAATTTGGGTTGGCTAACAAGTTGGTCTTTTTGACCATTGGCGGGATTGAACCCCGCAAAAATACAAAGAAGCTGCTTGCGGCCTTCGTCCATGTGCGCAAGTATTTCGCAGAATCAGGGAAGCAGGCTGTCTTAGTGATTGGCGGTGGTCAGACCCTGTTTGATTATCGAGATTACCGCCAGGAATTTTTCCAAATGGTTGAAGATTATGACCTCAAAATGGGGGAAGACGTCATCAATCTTGGCGTATTAAAAGAAGAGGAAGTTCCTTTGCTTTATCAGGCAGCAGACTGTTTTGCCTTCCCGTCCGCACAAGAAGGATG from Desulfosporosinus sp. Sb-LF carries:
- a CDS encoding MSMEG_0565 family glycosyltransferase, giving the protein MLKIAILTYSTKPRGGVVHSLCLAENLARRGHEVRIIALDKKEGSGFFRTPEVPCDIIPFGSLPENDFDAKIAAYIQTYTDYFVAGNAKGFDIYHAEDCISANALVNWRQSGADFPLVRTVHHLDDFTSPVLVNCQNKSVLSPDCHIAVSEYWQKRLAAEYGVNARVIHNGLDTKRFTPAKKGVNPKKKFGLANKLVFLTIGGIEPRKNTKKLLAAFVHVRKYFAESGKQAVLVIGGGQTLFDYRDYRQEFFQMVEDYDLKMGEDVINLGVLKEEEVPLLYQAADCFAFPSAQEGWGLVALEALLSGIPTVVSEIPVFHEFLTPGKDALFIEPDNVQQFAAAMIETIVNREQRRGLISGGLLAAYNFSWEDTARKHEQFYLEILEGRKSNMPDG